A single genomic interval of Sinorhizobium garamanticum harbors:
- a CDS encoding OmpP1/FadL family transporter, with the protein MAQSGMKQGILAVVAGMLAVSAAHAGGLERSGYNIDLLFDPSDYAAEATATYVNPQRKLKNVRDTDPDNTNPATGEFGGGDLSYRPNTADDSENYWAPRIGVKAALGDSIDCMADYSQPWGAHTNPGQNWAGANNNIETKVESDNYAATCSYKWEMGPGYVRVIGGVFYQEVGGFKERLVQDYTFAGPLFSDFSGVGRLELDGSGWGWRTGVAYEIPEYAMRASLVYNSAVDLDDLSGFIDLRQVGFPVATPAGPVVVPGTKYDVHGSASMPDSLELKVQSGIAPGWLAFGSVKWTDWSQLQVLRFVPNQPGPGRLPTSLDLLYRDGWTVTGGVGHKFNDQWSGAVSLTWDRGTSHGYGTQTDTWLVGTGVSYTPTQNVEVRLAGSVGILTSGSSGPVTFEGQVIGDDVTYDFDNDFVGAISTSLKVRF; encoded by the coding sequence ATGGCTCAAAGTGGAATGAAGCAGGGCATTTTGGCGGTCGTCGCCGGAATGCTCGCGGTATCGGCTGCGCACGCTGGGGGGCTTGAGCGCAGCGGTTATAATATCGATCTGCTGTTTGACCCGTCGGACTACGCTGCCGAGGCGACTGCGACCTACGTCAATCCGCAGCGTAAGTTGAAGAATGTAAGGGATACGGATCCCGACAATACAAACCCGGCGACTGGAGAGTTTGGTGGCGGCGACTTGAGCTATCGTCCCAATACCGCAGACGATTCGGAAAACTATTGGGCGCCCCGCATCGGCGTTAAGGCTGCATTGGGTGACAGTATTGACTGTATGGCGGACTACTCGCAGCCTTGGGGCGCCCACACCAACCCTGGCCAGAACTGGGCCGGCGCCAACAACAACATCGAGACTAAGGTTGAAAGCGACAATTACGCTGCGACCTGCTCCTACAAGTGGGAGATGGGGCCTGGGTACGTTCGTGTGATTGGGGGTGTCTTCTACCAGGAAGTAGGCGGCTTCAAAGAGCGACTCGTTCAGGACTATACCTTTGCGGGGCCACTGTTTTCAGATTTTTCTGGTGTTGGACGACTCGAACTCGATGGCAGCGGATGGGGTTGGCGAACGGGTGTCGCGTATGAAATTCCTGAATATGCCATGCGCGCGAGCCTCGTCTACAATAGTGCCGTCGATCTAGACGACCTTTCGGGCTTCATCGATTTGCGGCAAGTGGGTTTCCCCGTCGCCACCCCGGCCGGTCCTGTAGTGGTTCCCGGGACGAAGTACGACGTTCATGGATCCGCCTCTATGCCGGATTCTTTGGAGCTCAAGGTGCAGTCCGGCATCGCTCCGGGCTGGCTTGCATTCGGATCGGTGAAGTGGACAGATTGGAGCCAATTGCAGGTGCTGAGGTTTGTGCCCAATCAACCTGGTCCCGGTCGGCTTCCGACGAGCCTCGACCTCCTTTATCGCGACGGCTGGACGGTTACCGGCGGCGTTGGCCACAAGTTTAACGATCAGTGGAGCGGGGCAGTCAGCCTCACCTGGGACCGCGGTACCAGCCACGGCTATGGCACGCAGACGGATACTTGGTTGGTCGGCACCGGCGTGTCCTACACACCCACCCAGAATGTCGAAGTTCGCCTTGCCGGAAGTGTCGGGATCTTGACCAGCGGCAGCTCGGGACCGGTCACCTTTGAGGGGCAGGTGATCGGCGACGACGTGACCTACGACTTCGACAACGATTTCGTCGGCGCGATATCTACATCACTAAAAGTCAGGTTCTGA
- a CDS encoding valine--tRNA ligase — translation MLDKTYDSAAVDPRIAKKWDEENAFRAGAGAKPDAESFCIVIPPPNVTGSLHMGHALNNTLQDILVRFERMRGKDVLWQPGMDHAGIATQMVVERQLAQRQLPGRREMGREAFVEKVWEWKAESGGLIFNQLKRLGASCDWSRERFTMDDGLSDAVLEVFVSLYKEGLIYRDKRLVNWDPKLQTAISDIEVEQVEVNGHLWHLRYPLEEGVTYQHPVAFDDDGNATEWETRDYLVVATTRPETMLGDTGVAVHPSDVRYKGIVGKHVILPIVGRRIPIVADEYPDPATGTGAVKMTPAHDFNDFEVGKRRGLRQVNVLTADGRITLKNNEDFLEGLDHPAALHGAWDQLEGKDRFEARRMIVEILEEAGLVDHIEPHRHTVPHGDRGGVPIEPRLTEQWYVDAKTLAKPAIAAVKEGRTTFVPRNWEKTYFEWMENIQPWCISRQLWWGHQIPAWYGPDGQVFVEKTEEEALHAAIQHYLAHEGPMKAYVEDLLENFKPGEILTRDEDVLDTWFSSALWPFSTLGWPNETPELEKYYQTDVLVTGFDIIFFWVARMMMMGLHFMKDADGTPVEPFHTVYVHALVRDKNGQKMSKSKGNVIDPLELMDEYGADALRFTLAIMAAQGRDVKLDPARIAGYRNFGTKLWNATRFAEMNGVTNSEGFIPEATSLTINRWILTELSRTIRDVTEAIEGYRFNEAAGGLYRFVWNQFCDWYLELLKPVFNGEDQEAKRESQACVAYVLDETYKLLHPFMPFMTEELWEKTAGPGRERDTLLCHAEWPSAFYADDAAADEINWLIDLVSGIRSVRAEMNVPPAATAPLAIVGANGLTSERLDRHASAIKRLARVESIEHAAVAPRGSAQIVIAEATACLPLGNLIDLSAEKIRLEKAIAKVEVERERILGKLANEKFVANAKAELVEAERERLVELDLQKDSLGVALSRVSEAG, via the coding sequence ATGCTTGATAAGACCTACGATTCCGCAGCCGTCGACCCGCGCATCGCCAAGAAGTGGGACGAAGAAAACGCGTTTCGTGCAGGCGCCGGGGCAAAACCCGACGCCGAGAGCTTCTGCATCGTGATTCCGCCGCCGAATGTGACGGGCTCGTTGCATATGGGCCACGCGCTGAACAACACGCTGCAGGACATCCTGGTGCGTTTCGAGCGCATGCGCGGTAAGGATGTGCTCTGGCAGCCGGGCATGGATCACGCCGGCATCGCCACACAGATGGTCGTCGAGCGTCAACTCGCACAGAGACAACTGCCCGGCCGGCGCGAGATGGGGCGTGAAGCCTTCGTCGAGAAGGTATGGGAGTGGAAGGCGGAATCCGGTGGTTTGATCTTCAATCAGTTGAAACGGCTTGGAGCGTCCTGTGACTGGTCGCGCGAGCGCTTCACTATGGATGACGGGTTGTCCGATGCCGTTCTCGAAGTTTTTGTAAGCCTTTATAAGGAAGGCTTGATCTATCGCGATAAGCGCCTGGTCAACTGGGATCCGAAACTGCAGACGGCGATTTCCGATATTGAAGTCGAACAAGTCGAGGTCAATGGTCATCTCTGGCATCTGCGGTATCCGCTTGAAGAGGGCGTCACCTACCAGCATCCGGTGGCCTTCGATGACGACGGCAACGCCACGGAGTGGGAAACCCGCGACTATCTCGTCGTTGCGACGACGCGTCCGGAAACCATGCTTGGTGATACCGGCGTTGCGGTCCATCCGAGTGACGTCCGCTACAAGGGTATTGTCGGCAAGCACGTGATCCTGCCGATCGTCGGGCGACGGATTCCGATCGTTGCGGATGAATACCCCGATCCGGCGACTGGCACCGGCGCCGTCAAGATGACGCCGGCCCACGACTTCAACGATTTCGAGGTCGGCAAGCGGAGAGGGCTGCGCCAGGTCAATGTCCTCACCGCGGATGGACGGATCACACTCAAGAACAACGAGGACTTCCTTGAAGGCCTCGATCACCCGGCCGCGCTCCACGGCGCCTGGGATCAGCTCGAAGGCAAGGATCGTTTCGAGGCCCGCAGGATGATCGTCGAGATCCTCGAAGAGGCGGGGCTCGTCGATCACATCGAACCGCACAGGCACACTGTGCCGCATGGCGACCGCGGCGGTGTGCCGATCGAGCCGCGGCTGACCGAGCAATGGTATGTCGACGCCAAGACCTTGGCCAAGCCGGCGATTGCCGCGGTCAAGGAGGGGCGGACCACATTCGTTCCGAGGAACTGGGAAAAGACCTATTTCGAATGGATGGAGAATATCCAGCCCTGGTGCATTTCGCGCCAACTCTGGTGGGGGCACCAGATACCCGCATGGTACGGTCCCGACGGCCAGGTATTCGTCGAGAAGACCGAGGAAGAGGCACTGCATGCCGCCATCCAGCATTATCTCGCGCATGAAGGGCCGATGAAGGCTTATGTCGAAGACCTTCTCGAAAACTTCAAGCCGGGCGAAATCCTGACGCGCGACGAAGACGTCCTCGACACTTGGTTCTCGTCCGCGCTCTGGCCGTTCTCGACGCTCGGCTGGCCGAACGAGACGCCGGAACTCGAAAAATACTATCAGACCGACGTTCTGGTGACAGGCTTTGACATCATCTTCTTCTGGGTCGCCCGCATGATGATGATGGGCCTTCATTTCATGAAGGACGCCGACGGCACGCCGGTCGAGCCGTTTCACACCGTTTACGTCCACGCGCTCGTTCGCGACAAGAACGGCCAGAAGATGTCGAAGTCGAAGGGCAACGTCATCGATCCGTTGGAACTGATGGACGAATATGGCGCCGACGCGCTGCGCTTCACCTTGGCGATCATGGCGGCGCAAGGGCGCGACGTGAAACTCGACCCGGCCCGCATTGCCGGCTACCGCAACTTCGGCACCAAGCTCTGGAATGCGACGCGTTTCGCCGAAATGAATGGCGTGACGAACAGCGAAGGATTCATTCCCGAAGCCACATCGCTGACGATCAACCGCTGGATTCTGACCGAGCTTTCGCGAACGATCCGCGACGTGACCGAGGCGATCGAAGGATACCGCTTCAACGAGGCAGCTGGCGGTCTCTATCGCTTTGTCTGGAACCAGTTCTGCGACTGGTATCTCGAACTGCTGAAGCCCGTTTTCAACGGCGAGGACCAAGAGGCTAAGCGCGAGTCGCAGGCCTGCGTCGCTTACGTACTGGACGAGACCTACAAGCTCTTGCATCCGTTCATGCCGTTCATGACGGAGGAGCTTTGGGAGAAGACCGCTGGTCCCGGACGCGAGCGTGATACGCTGCTGTGCCATGCCGAATGGCCCTCTGCGTTCTACGCGGATGATGCGGCCGCCGACGAAATCAACTGGCTGATCGATCTCGTCTCGGGCATTCGCTCTGTGCGTGCGGAAATGAATGTCCCGCCGGCGGCGACCGCGCCGCTGGCGATCGTCGGTGCAAATGGACTGACGAGCGAGCGGCTCGACCGGCATGCCTCGGCGATAAAGCGCCTGGCAAGAGTGGAAAGCATCGAGCACGCGGCAGTGGCGCCGCGCGGTAGCGCCCAGATCGTCATTGCCGAAGCGACCGCCTGCCTTCCGCTCGGCAACCTTATCGATCTTTCAGCAGAGAAAATCCGGCTGGAGAAGGCAATCGCCAAGGTTGAGGTCGAGCGCGAGAGAATTCTCGGCAAGCTCGCCAACGAGAAGTTCGTCGCCAACGCCAAGGCCGAACTGGTCGAGGCAGAGCGCGAGAGGCTCGTGGAACTGGACCTGCAAAAGGATTCGCTTGGGGTCGCGCTGAGCCGCGTGTCGGAAGCGGGTTAA
- a CDS encoding PopZ family protein: MAQLNVAREPSMDEILASIRKIIENNEPGQMGSSVRHEFEDEAGDEIELTIDSEIEAVAFGASEEPRSSSRTPSYVSAVEATGNAAETQASPQPPLSLADVAARVRAASERHAVNYVSKDHVDPAPMPPVQNNPVITSRMAAVSSPATPVNTGATRAEDAAVGDVAGERIVPEPDTSSQATVREKMADAEETPASAIVSPAVSRQVARSFEDLAHAVEQGPRRSFDEIAEAMLRPMLQEWLDDNLPTLVERLVREEIERVARGPRR, from the coding sequence ATGGCACAGCTCAATGTCGCGCGTGAACCTTCGATGGACGAGATTCTGGCGTCCATTCGCAAGATCATCGAGAACAACGAGCCTGGGCAGATGGGATCCTCTGTCCGGCACGAGTTCGAAGACGAAGCCGGCGACGAGATCGAACTGACAATCGACTCGGAAATCGAGGCCGTCGCGTTCGGCGCATCCGAGGAGCCTCGTTCTTCATCAAGGACGCCATCGTACGTGTCGGCGGTCGAAGCAACCGGCAATGCGGCAGAAACGCAGGCTTCGCCGCAGCCGCCGCTTTCCCTCGCCGATGTCGCGGCACGGGTGAGAGCCGCTTCCGAACGTCACGCAGTGAACTATGTTTCAAAGGATCACGTCGACCCGGCCCCGATGCCTCCGGTGCAGAACAATCCGGTAATCACCTCGCGAATGGCGGCGGTCTCGTCGCCAGCGACCCCTGTGAACACGGGCGCCACGAGAGCGGAAGACGCGGCCGTCGGGGATGTCGCCGGAGAGCGGATAGTTCCCGAGCCCGACACATCGTCACAGGCTACCGTTCGGGAGAAGATGGCCGACGCCGAAGAGACCCCGGCGAGCGCGATCGTGTCGCCGGCGGTCAGCCGCCAGGTGGCACGCTCATTCGAAGATCTTGCTCATGCAGTCGAGCAAGGCCCCAGGCGTTCCTTCGACGAGATTGCGGAAGCGATGCTTCGGCCGATGCTGCAGGAGTGGCTGGATGACAATCTGCCCACCCTGGTCGAGCGTTTGGTGCGCGAGGAAATCGAACGCGTCGCGCGCGGCCCTCGTCGCTGA
- the tolC gene encoding outer membrane channel protein TolC codes for MVSIVRKAALWAAVSTSVLIAPHATLAETISGAMAKAYANNPDLNAARAGLRATDEGVPIAKSGYRPQISASATGTLTRTDIEKTGTLDLHSGQLGISITQMIFDGFQTLNNVRAAESNVFSSRETLKANEIQILLAAAQAYANIARDQQVVSIRRQNLAFLREQLNASQARLEVGEGTRTDVSQAEAELANAQSLLVSAIAQLKQSEAVYVQIVGAAPTGIRQPAPASKSMPRSLDQAVATGLRENPQILAAQYAVDSAGFQVKSAEGTMLPGVVLQGAVTRNTGNAGQGLDDTTASITARVEVPIYQGGAEYGQIRQAKEILGQQRILVDSARASVQQTVVSAYAQLDSALARITASRSQIAAANLALEGVIEERKVGQRTTLDVLDSQQDVLDAQESLAAAQRDAVVASYSLLAATGRLTVKSQGLAVAEYRSEEHYEAVKDKWFGLRTVDGR; via the coding sequence ATGGTGTCGATTGTCCGCAAAGCAGCCTTGTGGGCGGCTGTCTCGACCAGTGTGCTGATCGCGCCGCACGCAACGCTCGCTGAGACGATCTCCGGCGCAATGGCGAAGGCCTATGCCAACAACCCGGATCTCAACGCCGCACGTGCTGGCCTTCGCGCCACCGATGAAGGGGTACCCATCGCCAAGTCCGGTTACCGGCCGCAGATTTCCGCGTCGGCGACCGGTACGCTGACCCGCACCGACATCGAGAAGACGGGCACACTTGATCTTCACAGCGGGCAGCTCGGCATTAGCATTACCCAGATGATTTTCGACGGGTTCCAGACACTGAACAACGTCAGGGCCGCCGAATCGAACGTCTTCTCCAGCCGTGAAACGCTGAAGGCGAACGAGATCCAGATCCTTCTTGCGGCAGCGCAGGCCTATGCCAATATCGCTCGCGACCAGCAGGTCGTTTCAATTCGCAGGCAGAACCTGGCGTTCCTGAGAGAGCAGTTGAATGCCTCGCAAGCTCGCCTTGAGGTGGGTGAAGGAACGCGTACCGATGTGAGCCAGGCGGAGGCGGAACTCGCCAACGCGCAGTCCTTGCTGGTAAGCGCGATAGCCCAGTTGAAGCAAAGCGAAGCGGTCTACGTGCAGATCGTCGGCGCGGCTCCCACGGGAATCAGGCAGCCGGCGCCGGCCAGCAAGAGCATGCCGAGATCCCTCGATCAGGCGGTGGCTACAGGCTTGCGGGAAAACCCGCAGATTCTGGCTGCGCAGTATGCTGTCGACTCGGCAGGCTTCCAGGTAAAGTCGGCCGAAGGCACGATGCTGCCGGGCGTCGTTCTGCAGGGGGCAGTAACGCGCAACACCGGAAATGCCGGTCAGGGTCTGGACGATACGACGGCGAGCATCACTGCGCGGGTGGAAGTACCGATCTATCAAGGCGGCGCTGAATATGGCCAGATCCGCCAAGCGAAGGAAATCCTGGGTCAGCAGCGGATCCTCGTCGATTCCGCGCGCGCTTCGGTCCAGCAGACTGTCGTCTCGGCCTACGCCCAGCTTGATTCTGCCCTCGCCCGAATCACTGCCAGCCGGTCGCAGATTGCCGCCGCCAACCTGGCGCTCGAGGGCGTCATCGAAGAGCGAAAAGTCGGTCAACGTACGACACTCGACGTGCTCGATTCGCAGCAGGATGTTCTGGACGCGCAGGAGTCGCTCGCTGCTGCGCAGCGCGACGCCGTCGTGGCGAGCTACTCGCTGCTCGCCGCCACGGGCCGGCTGACCGTCAAGAGCCAGGGTCTCGCGGTTGCCGAATATCGCTCCGAAGAGCACTACGAAGCCGTCAAGGACAAGTGGTTCGGCCTGCGGACCGTCGACGGCCGCTGA
- a CDS encoding protein-L-isoaspartate O-methyltransferase family protein, producing MNFEAARIKMVDHQIRTTDVTSHSVLSAFLSVPREEFVPAKLKELAYIDADIELVGGAEPRYLMEPSPLAKLLQLAGISKSDVVLEIGCGTGYASALLSLIAGSVVALESDEGLAATATATLARLGYDNIAVVTGNLAEGYAAESPYDVIFINGGVETIPEGLFAQLRDGGRLVTVEGFSNASRAKLYVRGFGRVSERSDFNTAVKPLPGFRRERSFIF from the coding sequence ATGAACTTCGAAGCAGCGCGCATTAAGATGGTCGACCATCAGATCCGGACCACGGATGTGACTTCCCATTCGGTGCTGTCCGCCTTCCTTTCCGTGCCTCGCGAGGAGTTCGTGCCCGCGAAATTGAAGGAACTGGCCTATATCGATGCCGACATCGAACTCGTTGGCGGCGCCGAGCCGCGCTATCTGATGGAGCCATCGCCGCTGGCGAAGCTGTTGCAGCTTGCTGGCATTTCCAAGTCCGACGTTGTGCTTGAGATCGGTTGCGGGACGGGTTACGCCTCGGCATTGCTATCTCTGATTGCCGGCTCTGTCGTCGCACTGGAGAGCGACGAGGGCCTCGCCGCGACGGCGACGGCGACGCTTGCGCGCCTCGGCTATGACAACATCGCAGTGGTGACCGGCAACCTTGCCGAAGGCTATGCCGCAGAATCGCCCTATGACGTGATTTTCATCAACGGCGGTGTGGAAACGATACCCGAGGGCCTTTTCGCGCAACTCCGCGACGGCGGGCGTCTCGTGACGGTTGAAGGATTTAGTAACGCATCTCGTGCGAAACTTTATGTGCGCGGATTCGGCAGGGTCTCGGAACGGTCGGACTTCAACACCGCCGTTAAGCCTCTTCCCGGATTTCGCCGTGAGCGTTCTTTTATTTTCTGA
- the exbD gene encoding TonB system transport protein ExbD: MAGKISESGGDLEENSEINVTPFIDVMLVLLIIFMVAAPLATVDMKVDLPQSVAKPAPRDDKPLFVTLKADLTLAIGNEETARESFVSELHRITNGNTETRVLLRADRLVDYGELMTVMNLIQGAGYGKIALVGLEAAPGR, translated from the coding sequence ATGGCGGGAAAGATATCCGAAAGCGGTGGCGATCTCGAAGAGAACAGCGAGATCAACGTGACGCCCTTCATCGACGTCATGCTTGTCTTGCTGATTATCTTTATGGTTGCTGCACCCCTGGCGACTGTCGACATGAAGGTCGATCTGCCGCAATCCGTGGCCAAGCCCGCGCCAAGAGACGATAAGCCGCTCTTCGTGACGCTGAAGGCAGACCTGACGCTGGCGATCGGCAACGAGGAAACGGCTCGCGAAAGCTTCGTTTCGGAACTCCATCGGATAACGAATGGGAACACGGAAACGCGCGTGCTCCTGCGCGCGGATCGGCTGGTCGATTACGGCGAGCTGATGACGGTGATGAATCTCATTCAAGGCGCAGGCTACGGCAAGATCGCTCTTGTCGGTCTCGAGGCGGCGCCAGGGCGCTAG
- the exbB gene encoding tonB-system energizer ExbB — translation MSHRTRPQLNVLFAATLAISLVGAVSTGFAQAVQQDPSAAVAGQAQGAPAVEAPAAASAGQASVTVAPELPAPANAATPGASANPVLPHDLSPVGMFLAADIVVKSVMIGLALASVITWAIFLVKTIELIGAKSKLKRAVRMLTTANGLAEVKAGLDRKAGVAAEMVAAAVDEMARSEAVLDLAPATGIKERVSSLLGRIEVRAGKRMSGGTGILASIGSVGPFVGLFGTVWGIMNSFIGISKAQTTNLAIVAPGIAEALLATAIGLVAAIPAVVIYNYFARSVGGYKLILADAAAAVERLVSRDLDHRYRRKAQPHRRDGYVDGSIARIG, via the coding sequence ATGTCACACCGGACCCGGCCGCAATTAAATGTGTTGTTTGCGGCAACTCTCGCCATTTCACTTGTCGGAGCGGTTTCAACAGGCTTCGCCCAAGCGGTACAGCAAGATCCCTCCGCAGCGGTTGCCGGGCAAGCACAGGGCGCGCCTGCCGTTGAGGCTCCGGCCGCTGCCAGCGCCGGCCAAGCGAGTGTCACGGTGGCGCCGGAACTGCCTGCCCCCGCCAACGCCGCGACGCCGGGCGCAAGCGCCAACCCGGTCCTTCCGCACGATCTTTCGCCGGTCGGCATGTTTCTTGCTGCCGATATCGTCGTCAAGAGCGTGATGATCGGCCTGGCGCTCGCATCCGTCATCACCTGGGCGATCTTCCTGGTGAAAACGATAGAGCTCATTGGCGCAAAATCGAAGTTGAAGCGCGCAGTCCGGATGCTCACGACCGCGAACGGCCTCGCCGAGGTCAAGGCTGGGCTGGACCGCAAGGCCGGCGTTGCTGCGGAAATGGTCGCGGCAGCGGTCGACGAAATGGCCCGCTCGGAGGCGGTTCTGGATCTTGCGCCGGCCACCGGCATCAAAGAACGCGTGTCGTCTCTACTCGGGCGCATTGAGGTTCGCGCCGGCAAGCGGATGAGCGGCGGTACCGGTATTCTGGCTTCGATCGGCTCGGTTGGTCCCTTCGTTGGACTGTTCGGTACGGTCTGGGGAATCATGAATTCGTTTATCGGCATCAGCAAAGCGCAGACGACCAACTTGGCCATCGTCGCGCCCGGTATTGCCGAGGCTTTGCTGGCAACGGCAATCGGCCTCGTCGCGGCCATCCCCGCGGTGGTGATTTACAACTACTTCGCCCGGTCAGTAGGTGGCTACAAGCTCATCCTGGCGGATGCGGCGGCAGCGGTGGAGCGATTGGTGAGCCGCGACCTCGACCATCGATACAGGCGCAAGGCGCAGCCGCACAGGCGCGACGGCTATGTCGACGGTTCGATAGCCAGGATCGGATAA